DNA from Desulfotomaculum sp.:
ATCTTATTGGCCGTATCGCCGTTTGCCGCTATTCTGTCAGCTCCTACGATAACCAGGTCAACCATTTGCTGAGCCATCAGGCTTGCCGCCATATTATCAGTAATCAGTGTGACAGGTATCTTTTCCTGGACCATTTCCCATGCGGTAAGACGGGCGCCCTGTAAAAGAGGTCTTGTTTCATCCGCAAAAACACTTACTTCTTTTCCAGCTTCCTTGGCAGCCCTGATTACACCCAGCGCGGTTCCGTAACCTGCTGTTGCAAGAGCGCCTGCGTTGCAATGGGTTAAAATCCTTGCTTTATCCGGAATCAGTTTTTCTCCATAATTTCCGATGGATTTATTAGCATTTATATCTTCTGATAAAATTGCGTGAGCTTCTTGGAGAAGCACACTTTTCAGATACTCCGGGGTAAGCGAAGATGCAGCTGCCTCGTTCATTTTTTGCAGCATGCGTTCCAAAGCCCAACGCAGGTTTACTGCGGTTGGGCGGGTGAGCCACAATTCTTGAGCTATCCTTTTCGCTTCCGCTATCAAATCCTCGCCGGTGATAAATTGTTTTTCTAATAAACCCAGGACAAGTCCATAAGCCGCGGCTACACCTATAGCCGGCGCTCCCCTGACGCTTAAATCCCTGATTGCTTGGGCAACTGTTTCGTAGTCTTTACATCTTATGTATTCCACTTTTTGCGGAAGCCTGGTCTGATCAAGAAGTAATAGTGAATCTTTTTCCCAGCGCATTGTATCCATTAAATCATCTGCCCCTTGATTAGGGATTCCTGACATGAACATGCCCGTGAAAGATCCAGAACTTCAATTGTTTTTTGCAAAAGGGCATTTATGTTTACGGCATTCTGGGTCATTGTGTCAACAACTTCATTATGTGAAAGCGCACGCAATGATGAAATACCGGCCGCAAAATTTGTGATCAAAGCAATTGCCGCGTAACAGATACCTGCTTCCCTGGCCAGGACTGCTTCCGGGACACCTGTCATACCTATGACGTCTCCGCCTAAAGAATTGTACATCCGTGTTTCAGCAGGCGTTTCAAACCTCGGGCCTTCAGTGCAGACATATGTTCCTCCATAATGGCAAGCCAGACCAAGTTGTTTGGTAGTTACGGCAAGCAGTCTGCGCAGGTATGTACAATACGGAGTTGTCATGTCCAGGTGGAGGACTTCT
Protein-coding regions in this window:
- the mtnA gene encoding S-methyl-5-thioribose-1-phosphate isomerase is translated as MDTMRWEKDSLLLLDQTRLPQKVEYIRCKDYETVAQAIRDLSVRGAPAIGVAAAYGLVLGLLEKQFITGEDLIAEAKRIAQELWLTRPTAVNLRWALERMLQKMNEAAASSLTPEYLKSVLLQEAHAILSEDINANKSIGNYGEKLIPDKARILTHCNAGALATAGYGTALGVIRAAKEAGKEVSVFADETRPLLQGARLTAWEMVQEKIPVTLITDNMAASLMAQQMVDLVIVGADRIAANGDTANKIGTYGVALLAREHKIPFYVAAPVSTIDLKLKQGKDIPIEERNYLEVTYISGQMIAPEGVKVWNPAFDVTPNVLIAAIITERGVVTPPYDKNLALIVG
- a CDS encoding S-methyl-5'-thioadenosine phosphorylase (Catalyzes the reversible phosphorolysis of 5'-deoxy-5'- methylthioadenosine (MTA) to adenine and 5-methylthio-D-ribose-1- phosphate) — protein: MAKLAGIIGGTGIYNAGMLENPRKEVLDTPYGQVNINCGRLHDKEVVFIARHGEGHTVPPHLINYRANIWGLKTLGVKVILALAAVGSLSTDLKPGEIVLVNQFLDFTRSRQQTFQEKEVLHLDMTTPYCTYLRRLLAVTTKQLGLACHYGGTYVCTEGPRFETPAETRMYNSLGGDVIGMTGVPEAVLAREAGICYAAIALITNFAAGISSLRALSHNEVVDTMTQNAVNINALLQKTIEVLDLSRACSCQESLIKGQMI